The genomic interval ATCACCTTCGGCACCTGGACACCGTCGATCTCGGCATGATGGTAATCAGGGAACTGCGTCGCCGAGTGATTGCCCCAGATCGCCATCTTGGTGACCGAGGTTACCGGTTTATTGGCCTTTCTCGCCAGCTGCGTCATGGCGCGGTTCTGGTCGAGTCGCATCATCGAGAACCATCGGTCCGCCGGGACATCCTTTCCATTCTCACGTGCGATGAGGCAGTTGGTATTGCAGGGATTACCGACGACCAGCACCCGGACATCGCTCGCAGCAGCCGCAGCGATCGCCTGTCCCTGTGGCTTAAAAATGCCTCCGTTGATGCCAAGCAGATCGCCTCGCTCCATGCCTTGCTTGCGCGGAACTGACCCAATCAGCAACGCCCAATTGACACCGTCGAAGCCGACCTTAAGGTCGCTCGTGGTCACCACGTTGACCAAATTCGGGAAGGCGCAGTCATCGAGCTCCATGACGACACCCTCAAGAGCGCGCATGGCAGGGTCGATCTCGATCAGCCGCAACTCGACTGGCACGTCCGCACCGAACACATCACCCGCCGCTATACGGAACAACAGCGAGTAGCTAATCTGTCCAGCAGCTCCCGTTACCGCTACTTTGACTGGAGTCTTCATCTCTCATTTCCTTTCTCTCATATCTCAAACGGTTTTCTTTGACGGTCGATCTCCATCGTTGCAGCTCGTCATCGATGTCACATCACCAAGTGGATCGAGTGGCGCCGCATACGACACGAATCCTATTCGTTGACCATTCATCCGACGATCCCAGCGACACCGTTGGATCCATTGACGAACGGATCACCATGTTGCCCAGCGAACATGAACCCAAAAGTGGAGAACAAGTTGCTCAGCCAGAAGACGACAATGGCCCTACGACTAACGCTACTGCAGTACTCAAATGCGCTCCGCCACCGCGTGAGCGAACTCCGAACACGAGACCTCTGTCGCCCCCTCCATCAAGCGAGCGAAATCATAGGTGACGATCTTGGCCGAAATCGTCTCCTCGAGTGCCCTAGTTATGTCAGCAGCGACCTCGTCAAGCCCCAAATACTCAAACATCATCACTCCTGAAAGAATTACTGATCCAGGATTGACCTTGTCGCGGCCAGCGTACTTGGGTGCCGTGCCATGGGTCGCCTCAAAGACGCCGTGACCGGTCACATAGTTGATATTGCCGCCCGGGGCGATTCCGATT from Ferrimicrobium sp. carries:
- a CDS encoding malate dehydrogenase; translated protein: MKTPVKVAVTGAAGQISYSLLFRIAAGDVFGADVPVELRLIEIDPAMRALEGVVMELDDCAFPNLVNVVTTSDLKVGFDGVNWALLIGSVPRKQGMERGDLLGINGGIFKPQGQAIAAAAASDVRVLVVGNPCNTNCLIARENGKDVPADRWFSMMRLDQNRAMTQLARKANKPVTSVTKMAIWGNHSATQFPDYHHAEIDGVQVPKVITDHEWLGGDFISTVQKRGAAIIEARGASSAASAANAVIDTVRSIATPTPAGDWTSVGVVSRGEYGIPEGLQFGFPIRSNGNSWEVVTGIEHSEAAQRAIDTTRDELLGERSEVTDLLG